Sequence from the Phragmites australis chromosome 6, lpPhrAust1.1, whole genome shotgun sequence genome:
TTCAAGGGCGTCACGCCAACGTCGCCGTCGACAAGCAGCCGGGAGATGGACAGCAACGCGGCCGCAGGTTTCCGGCCGGGTAGTGGTTTTCTTGGGGTGGTTGTGGCAGTTGGCCTGCTCCTAGTGCTGTAGTCATTATCATTTTTTCCGACGTGTCACGTCCTTCATCGTTTCAGTTTCTTGTTCGATTAGTTTATTCTTGGATAGATTCTTGTGTACATACTATGACTATTACGGAATAATAGATCACATAGTTTATATATCTATTTTCTGTCAAACACGTTTGTGTATGAACAGTAAACTCTCCTTGCTGATACCCTAAGGACATTAAAACTCTTGCGGCATTCAAGGTTTGGAGCCTCATGTGTCTTGTAGTTAGAGATGAGAATTATCGCCGATATTTGTGTAATTTAATTAACCTTCAAGTCCCgctattattttaatataatctatggctttttaaaaatattaaaagttCATGTGGATCGGCATTCGTCTTGCCACTGGCGGCTGCCCTGTTTTGATCAAGAGCTCAGTATGGCGGCACCTGCGCTGTTTTGGTCAATTGTCGTCCGAAACTTCTATGCTCCGTCAGGTCGTCCGTTTCCCACTTCGTCCTTGAATGGATTAACTAGTGCTCCATGACTTGCATCGCAATTCATGAACACATAATATGGAGTAGTTATAAGCACTTACGAAATCCATCATTTTATTATTCACACACTAAAAGTCCGATACTAATACATTGTTGTCCGTCTTTGCCATGGTCTCTACGTAAGCTCCTACGTAATTTGTCGATGGACCTTTCACGCGTTGCTTTTGTCGATACCTGGCCGGCCAACTTGGACACGCGGAAGTAACATCGTTACTCGTATCAAAATTTGTAACAAGCAAGcctctattttatttttagattcaGGAGCCTCTGTTTAACAAGTCAACTTAGACTTCTTCGCGAAACATAATCAAATTAGGCAACCGGCCGGTTCCCGCGTAGAACATCCGACTTCTGGAAACCATTCGGATTCATTCCAGGCATCCCCTGTCCACGCTCAGCCCGACCGCGTCCGCCCAGGAGGAGACCGACATGTGGACCAACCCTCGCGTTGGACCCACTAGTCGGTCACAGTACGAACGGAAGCTTCCGAGCCAGAAAGCTGGTCAAAACGGCCTGTGCTCCTATAAAAGCCATCCTCCCCCTTGCCTCTTGGGCTCCTTGCCTTTACCGCAAGAAAGCAACACACGGTTTCTCGAATTTTCTTGAGGCAACCGTCGTCTGTGCCTCCGTGGTCGATCGGATCCATGGAGCGGAGCAACTCGTTCGGCACTTCGTGGGCGGACCAGTGGGACTACGGCGGTGACCCGAgccccggcacgcgcgggcggcaggacggcggcagcggcaagAAGCAGGGCACGGTGGAGAAGACCAAGGCGGCCGCGGCAACGGGGCTGAGGAAGGCGAAGGAGGGCACCGCGAGCGGGTTCCAGTGGATGAAGGACAAGTGCCAGAAGaagagcggcggcggcaagaAGCAGGGCGCCCAGGAGGACTCGGGGATAGCTGGGTACTAGAGATAGTCATCAATCTTGGCTCCATGTGCCGACGGCGATGTCTTTGGTTACGTTCTCTTCGCTATTTGATTAGGCGATGGCTGTTGTTTGCTGTGTCATACTGGGTATTAGAGATAGTCATTGATGTGTGAGTAGTTCGTTGTTGGATTTAGTTGTCAACTCCCTGTAAATGATCGTTTGGATCGTTACTATTGATAGGCTCTTTGTTCTGTACAGTCTACTGCTCACGGTCGATCTGACGAATTTTTTTGGGGTTAATTGGTTCGAAGTTCACTTCTTTTCTCTTCAATCGCTGCCACGGCACCGAGACCCAACGGCAATCAGAACTTCAGAAGGCTGCCTCCGGTCGGTGCTTTGTAGCGCTATAGCTGCAGCACCTAGGAACCATGCAGGCTTCGCCGTCTGTGCCAAGTCAAAATCAGTTTCTTGGGTGCTCAGGTGACCCTGCATTCGGTAGTTTCAATCTAGCAACACATCTGTATAAATAGCAAATAGACGGACGGCTCTGATGAAGTGATGATAGTTAATTGGTACATTACTGTTTGCACACAACCAGCATCCAGTGACATCAAAGCTGACCGATGCATCTAGCTATGCTACTACCTCCGGCGCCTCCATACTGTTGTAGTACTTGCACAAACTGTTGAGATTTATGtgaattttaatgttttttCTGGGCTTTATCTTGACTGGACTGGTGGTCCATTTGCTTTTGTGAGGCCCAAACCCATGCAGTGAAGCTGAAATGGGCATCAGTGCTGCTAGGGTAAAGGAGATGGgaaaaaggagggagagggcTAGCGGCGATCGATGGAGCGGTGGCGGCGCAACCGTCTCCGATTCCCTCTGGGTCGTGGGGGCTAGAGGGTATGGTCGTCGCGTCTATTTATAGGTCGGTTTACTCTCCATAGTATGCACGTTGAAAAACATCTTCCTAGTTTGAATCCTCTTTATTTTCTTAGTTCCTCTCTGATCTCTTCCGTTTTGGATCACCACCTTTGAGCTCGAGATAAGAGCTGCTCAGGCTTTGGCCTTGGTGGTCTTGTGATTGAAGAGATTGGGTGGAGGTGCAACTGTGTTTGATCTGGTCGGAGCTGTGAACGTCGAGGCTTGCCCGCACGTGCCGGCACGGTGTGGTGAGCTCTATATCTCTGTCCTCCTCATcggcggcaacggcggcgaATAGGATTTTTAGGACAGTGGCTTCCCTGTCGTGCCTAACCTCGATCATTGACTCATTTGAGTGTATAGCACTGTAAGTATTTAAGATTTCACacctctttctccctctctgttCTAAGCACTAAGATTACATGTGCTAAGATGCTTGATGATAATTAGTTGTGCTGAGATTGGGTATAATTTTCTGAGTACAATAGTTTAGACATGTGAACTCTCTAGTTGTTTGATTAAATCTGGTAGCCCCTGAAGATTTATGTTGATAGTACTTTCTGATCTGTTCTTGTACATCTAGGAACATTTGTGGTTGTCTCTCTAGTGACTACCTGTTAGCTTGATCCATGGTATAAGTCTTGCTGTGGTTGAGAAGGTGCTTGccattttttattttggatATTGCAACTGTTTTGGTCTTTAGCCACTATCAGTACTTGTTTTGCATTCCTTTATTTAGAATTTGTGCTCTCTCATTCGGCAGTAGCACTATCTATGATGATACTTTGAAAACTTTGTTCAGGTTCTAAATACTAGTTGAGAGCTTAACAATTTACCCAATCGATGATGTaccaatagaacaattagaaGGTAGCACTTTTGTTGTCCTGAGACAAATTGTTATTCACTTTATGAGAgcacttttatattttttatttttattgtctAATTCTTGAAGTACACATGATATCAGGttctgtttttgatgctttatcatcattttcttccaagttcatgtgtaactagtctgattggcgcGCCTACGCCGCACCCgtttttattttgctatgtagagcacgacaaaaaaagattaaaaaattaagttcacaaattttgtacatttcaatatttatttatgaaattattaatgttaaatacattaaattaattatagagaaaacaatagtacttttatgcatgtacatagttttaacatgtaggtgaaagtaatactaacaaaaaaaaatttgtttcatatttttttgagttttagatatttttctttgcattttagattttttcagccgatttattaatgtaactaatattcattttgatatttttctagaatttctcgaaaaagaaaattacatacatatgtatacgtatatacatatatacataaatacatatacatgcatacctatatgtatatatgtacgtatatacatatatacatacatagggCCCTGAGAGGGCGCCGATTCCGCCACCATTAGCATGTAGTACTTATTGTTATGCTTTTTGTATTTTTACACGTGGAAAGATATCCATGCTTGTTTTATCGCATTATTTACCACACAAACATGGCGCTGAGAAGAGACAAGAACCCGTAGAACTTATCCAGGTGCTCTTGCCGTGGATCATCAGAGAACCAGCCATGGCCCTTGCCCatcctcgccgtcgtcgtctcAAGAACCGAGATCAGAAAGGCGCCGAGGAAGCTTCCGAAACCGAAGACGCTGAGTAGAGCGCGATGCCAATGGTTCTCATGGTGCATTCCAACAACCGTTTCGTCGGCTACCCCGAGTAGAATGTACTGCGGGAACAGCCAGAATATGCTCAGCTGAGCTGCAAATCCTTCACTGACGAGATGGAGCCGCCTTGATTCGACAATGGCAGCAGTGACCATGGCAGCATCTGAAAGGATCATGCCGATGCCGATCCGTTGGATCACGGTGATCCCCTTCTCGTCCCAGGTCAATAAACGCATCAAGGGAACAAAGATCTTGTCGTACAATGGCATGAGCAGTATCACCGACATCGTTGTTGAGCTCTGGAGCATTTCTAGAGGGATCACAAAGGTGATGCTAACCTTGTGGTTCAGTAGCATCCCTTGCTTGGTCAAGAACATCATTGGTTGCTGAAAAGTGACGGCGAAGATCAGCAGCACTGTCCACATCGGCATAAGTCTTAGTATTGTCCTGGTGACATTTTGTGTAGCGTGACTAATGTCGTGGCCATTGTCTGCCTCTTCCAGATCAGTGAACTCTAGTATTTTTAAGAGCCTTGTCTTGTAACCTGCATTTCAAATATTACACATTAAGTTTTCTAAAAACAATTCACACGTTGACGAACACTAGAAAAATTCGGAGGTATGGGCTTGTTACATTAAAATCTTATACGGAGGTATGCTTGCAACGAAGGGTTGTATCGACCCAACCCGACTGAAGTCAAGTACAGAGGGGGAAACAGCATAGAAGATGGCGTCCATGAATGCAGCACTGCCCATGAGGTTAGGCCTATCAGACCCTGATCAAGAAATACGGAAATGGTAGAAAAGGTGACTCTTTGCTTCTGCAAGTTTGTTGCTAGCGTAAAATAAGCAGGACAATTTCttcaatatatttttaaaaaagatcCTCAATACACATGGTTACTACTTACTATTACTAATATCAAATTCAGCATCCTGAAATAGAGAAAACAGATTTAAAGCTATGTAGAGCAACAATGAAACAGTTATGGTGGAATGATGCTCCCAGAAAGAATCAGCGAGAATGGCACTGGCCAATGGAAGCATGGACGTGACTCCATTCCATGTGCTTACATTATTTGCAGCTGAGGATGTGCTCATCTTCACAACATCAGTGAGGTAGGTCATCAGATTTTATGCCACCTCCTTGTAAACAAATCTCTCAACACTAGCCACCACTGCAATATGAAATGCCATGAATTTATAGTTTATCAACATATTACTACTATGACACCAAATCAATAAATTTGATAGAACATGATTACCTATAATGAGAACACATGACTTGCTCAATGCTGCCGATGTGTTCTTAATCCATGAGAAACAGTTAAACAACGAAATGCCTCACTCAGCTCCTTGAAAAATTTACATATATGGACATTCTGAGCAAAGACAGACAGACAGATGAAACCTAACATGCTTGCCCTTTTGGGTTAGTGGTATCTCCACAGTAGAGTGAAAAGGGTGAAGACTACTAATGACACCTCAACTTAAATTAACAGATCTATTTTATGAATTCTGAGTACTGAATATAGAAGTCCTAGAATAGTGGAATGAAATACTGGTTCAACCAGCATGATCAGTATCTGGGAGTTTGCACGTACAGCTACATAGTCACATTGAATGCTTCACGGGTGAACTGGGTATTCTCTTTTCAGACAAATCTGTTCCCACATAATAGATGTAGTTTATTTACAATAAAATGGTTATAGTTGACACTTGACTATAAGGAAATGAAAATGGTAGATTGTACCTGGGGAAAAAGTAAATTGGTGCATAGCAATGTTTCAAGTGAATGGAATTGGTTGCAGAATTCAGAAATGACATGTCAAAGACAAAGCaccaacctctgtagagtgactagagtcatagttactcctaGTAATCATATATGCGGCCTGTGTTAACAAGAAACTAGCACAGCATGGTATCCAAGACAAAGCATTTTACTGAGTTCAAATCAGCAGAATGAACTCGGTAACCATTGTACTACTGATGGCAAAGATGTGCAGCCTGATAATAAACAGTACTCGATAAACTgaacaataaatgacaataaTGTCAACACGACTTAACGCTCACAGAAAACCCAAAAAAGCAACTGATGTCAAAATGCAAAATATCAAAGGTGAATTTTTCTTTGATGACAATGCTTGTGGAGATTCCTAGTTTTGCAGTTGGAACCTAATTAACATCTTGCCATCTTAAGTCATGTGCTGGTAAGTTTATAATGCAGTAGAGCTCAATCATTTAAGCATCTCATATCACACAAAAGATAAGCAAAACTGAACGGCATCTGAACACTAACAAACCATCCTCTAGGTGCTGCTCACTGATGTGGAGTTCACCAACCCCATTTCCCTGCATGAACACGGAGGGTTCCCTTTTCTCTGAACCTTCTAAAGTTGATGACAATCTTTACTTCAGGTACGGCACAGAGTTGCAACCGCTATTGTACCTGCACTGATACATTAGGTCCATGGGTATTGGAAGTGCTTTTGGATGCAGATGTTGCCATCCCTCTTCCAAAAACATTCTTTACGAAAATGTCAATGGTGACATGATCACCTAAGTACCGACAAAATATAGACCAAACTAACTGTGCGCCATCCATTGATGCTCATGGTGCACTAACCTGAAAAAGATTCactatatgtatttatttttgaacTCTTTTATATAtccaataatttttttcatacccAAGTTGAGTCAGCAATCACAAATGACAATGAGAACACTTTTCAAAAGGCCAAAGTAACTTATTCAGTGGGAAATGACATGTAGTAGCACCAGAGATCGTTACAGCACAAAAGCAAATCTTATTTATTCTACAGGAGATAATATGCGTAGTACTGGAGATTCAATCATGTGTAGCACTAAAGGTCACCTTATTGACGGGGAAAAGTGGAAAACACATAAGGTATCTAGATGCAAAGACTAGCAGTTTCATAA
This genomic interval carries:
- the LOC133921277 gene encoding uncharacterized protein LOC133921277, with amino-acid sequence MERSNSFGTSWADQWDYGGDPSPGTRGRQDGGSGKKQGTVEKTKAAAATGLRKAKEGTASGFQWMKDKCQKKSGGGKKQGAQEDSGIAGY